One region of candidate division WOR-1 bacterium RIFOXYB2_FULL_36_35 genomic DNA includes:
- a CDS encoding molecular chaperone DnaJ, with product MANKDYYNILGVNKNASQDEIKKAFRSAARKYHPDVNKEHGSPEKFKEINEAYQVLGDTQKRQQYDQFGTAGPGFSGGEAGFSGFDFGDFSNFDGFGDIFDVFFGGQRRGTSRSGRQDGADLRYDLEVTLEEAFSGTEKEIEIIHLTACHTCKGSGAKPGTIPSKCSSCNGTGQIRRTQRTPLGAFSQVSTCPTCNGSGATITSTCSTCSGSGREKQKHTIKIKVPQGIESNYRLRVSGAGDAGIKGGAPGDLYVFVQVKENPVFEREGANLYTKQPIPFVKAALGSEIEVKAIDGTATLKIPAGTQSGTIFRFKEKGMHYVGSRRRGDFMVVIEIETPKNLTNEQKELLKKFGQIRREI from the coding sequence ATGGCAAACAAAGACTATTATAATATTTTGGGCGTAAATAAAAATGCGTCACAAGATGAGATAAAAAAAGCATTTAGAAGCGCTGCACGGAAATATCATCCGGATGTAAACAAAGAACATGGGTCTCCCGAAAAGTTCAAAGAGATAAATGAAGCTTATCAAGTTTTAGGCGACACGCAAAAGCGTCAGCAATATGACCAATTCGGAACAGCTGGCCCCGGGTTTAGCGGTGGTGAGGCTGGTTTTTCAGGCTTTGATTTTGGTGATTTTTCAAATTTTGACGGTTTTGGAGATATCTTCGATGTGTTTTTTGGAGGACAAAGAAGAGGGACAAGTCGATCAGGAAGACAAGATGGGGCAGACTTACGATACGATTTAGAAGTCACCCTGGAAGAAGCTTTTTCCGGCACAGAAAAAGAGATTGAAATCATACATTTAACAGCTTGCCATACCTGCAAAGGATCAGGGGCAAAGCCGGGGACTATCCCGTCAAAATGTTCATCCTGTAATGGCACAGGACAAATAAGAAGAACCCAACGTACCCCGCTTGGAGCTTTTAGCCAGGTTTCAACATGTCCGACCTGCAACGGATCCGGGGCCACAATAACATCCACCTGCTCAACATGTTCAGGCTCAGGAAGAGAAAAACAAAAACATACTATTAAAATAAAGGTTCCTCAAGGGATAGAGTCAAATTACAGGTTAAGAGTTAGCGGAGCCGGAGACGCAGGCATAAAAGGGGGAGCCCCCGGCGATTTATATGTGTTTGTACAGGTTAAAGAAAATCCTGTTTTTGAAAGAGAAGGGGCAAATCTATATACTAAACAGCCAATCCCTTTTGTAAAAGCAGCACTTGGGTCTGAAATAGAAGTTAAAGCTATAGATGGAACAGCTACTTTAAAAATACCGGCAGGGACACAATCAGGAACCATATTCAGGTTCAAAGAAAAAGGGATGCATTATGTTGGAAGCAGACGCCGTGGAGACTTTATGGTTGTTATAGAAATTGAAACTCCCAAAAATTTAACAAACGAGCAAAAAGAGCTTCTTAAAAAATTCGGACAAATCAGAAGAGAGATTTAA